TATCTAATTGAAATTTAAAGTATTCAAATTCAATTCCAAATTTATTTTCAGGATTTTTATAAATGAAGAAAAATGGATTAATAGTCTTAGTATTGCTTCGTAAATCATTTACTTTATATCCCCAAAGTGGAATAGCATCAGTTTTGTCTCTGCTATATTCGAATGGAATGAATTGAGCTCTCAATGCTTTGATACCTGTTTCAAAAGTAGATTTGCTTGACTGCGAAAATAACGCAGAGTTTAAGAAGAGTAGAATTGTGATTATTTCTTTTATTTTTTTCATATTAATGATTCAAATTATTGTCATGTCGTATAACGAACTAGGGGAGACGACGTTCCTCGTAGCTGAGCCTACGTCGTAGGCGTTAGCGTCGGCGCGCTTCTTGCGATCGCAAGAAAGCGTGACGGAGAGGAATGTGGCACAGCCCAAGCGAGGCCGTAAGTGCCGAAGCGCAGCGTTTCCCCGCTGTTATGCGACGGTCGTGTTAAACACTAATCAGATTTTCGTGGAAAACTTCTTCTAATCTTATAATTGTTTTTAAAGTAGGATTAGATTTATGTGGATCTTCAAATTTTTGGTAAGTTTGGTAAGCAATATTGAGTTTTTGAGCAATTTGCTTTTGACTCAAACCTTGCTTTTCTCGACTTTTCTTAAGCCAGATTGCAAAAGAGACATTTTTATCTGGCGTAATAAATTTGATGTCTTTTCCTTTCAAATTTGAAGGCTCAGGAATATGTAATTTTCTAGAATCAATTGATTCTAAGTAACCAGTTAATGCTTCTTGAGCA
This is a stretch of genomic DNA from Leptospira terpstrae serovar Hualin str. LT 11-33 = ATCC 700639. It encodes these proteins:
- a CDS encoding type II toxin-antitoxin system HicB family antitoxin produces the protein MKISYPAIIKYSTKDKVFNVEFPDLPGCFTFGDNQNEAILNAQEALTGYLESIDSRKLHIPEPSNLKGKDIKFITPDKNVSFAIWLKKSREKQGLSQKQIAQKLNIAYQTYQKFEDPHKSNPTLKTIIRLEEVFHENLISV